In Paenibacillus guangzhouensis, a single window of DNA contains:
- a CDS encoding carbohydrate ABC transporter permease, translating into MGTQTVGEKIFGVFNTFLMLGLCFITLYPFIYVLFASLSDAGAFLQHRGLLVRPVGFNLDAYKAVFQNPMIISGYRNTLFYVTAGTAINLLMTAIGAYVLSRRNLFFRNFLMFAIVLTMVFHGGLIPTFMLINKLGMMNTPWALLIPSAISTFNLIIMRTAFQGIPVSLEESAKIDGAGELTILFRIIIPLSMPVIAVMVLWYAVGHWNSYFSALVYLRDRTMYPLQLVLRDILIANSTDSMSTGAAADDKYAIGETIKYATIIISTLPIICLYPFLQKYFVKGVLIGAIKE; encoded by the coding sequence ATGGGCACACAAACGGTTGGCGAAAAAATATTCGGCGTTTTCAATACGTTCTTAATGCTTGGACTCTGTTTCATTACGTTATATCCCTTTATCTATGTGCTATTCGCTTCGCTCAGTGATGCAGGGGCTTTCTTGCAGCATCGCGGACTGCTGGTTCGCCCTGTAGGTTTTAATCTGGATGCGTACAAAGCGGTATTCCAGAATCCGATGATTATTAGCGGCTACCGCAATACGTTGTTCTATGTTACCGCCGGGACAGCGATTAACTTGCTGATGACGGCGATTGGAGCTTATGTCCTCTCGCGGCGCAATCTCTTCTTCCGCAACTTCTTGATGTTCGCCATTGTCCTCACGATGGTATTCCATGGGGGGCTCATTCCAACCTTTATGCTCATCAACAAATTAGGGATGATGAATACACCTTGGGCGTTGTTGATTCCAAGTGCGATCTCGACCTTCAACCTAATCATTATGCGTACAGCATTTCAAGGGATTCCCGTGTCGCTCGAGGAATCCGCCAAGATTGATGGCGCCGGGGAGCTGACGATTCTATTCCGCATCATTATTCCGTTGTCGATGCCCGTCATTGCGGTAATGGTCCTCTGGTATGCTGTCGGTCATTGGAACTCTTACTTCTCTGCGCTGGTATATTTAAGGGACCGCACCATGTATCCGCTGCAACTGGTTCTACGGGATATTCTGATTGCGAATTCGACGGACTCGATGTCGACGGGTGCTGCGGCAGATGACAAGTACGCGATCGGCGAGACGATCAAATACGCCACGATCATTATTTCCACCCTGCCGATTATTTGTCTGTATCCGTTTCTGCAGAAATATTTCGTGAAGGGCGTATTGATCGGGGCGATTAAAGAATAA
- a CDS encoding helix-turn-helix domain-containing protein — protein MRWSRKWLNLRHLKSVWITMVISNLVMLLIPLSIGVFLYSKVEDSLEKGANRSNQAMLEQLKLSLDIELKQVDKLAQQIAFDPKLDYLLKLKEDHSGFDRYKFIEFMSGRAFHSNFRSNFILDYYVYFRQSDLILKPGLLTESRKFYDMYYSYAGKSYETWRDEVLHGFHTMEYLPSSTLIRRSETDPMQSIENTPIDVITFAQSLPGRDRKNVTGSFVILIDESRVKEMFAQIEYASDSSIYVIDGEGNSIMSTEKGPLQPELLERISAQEGLFNAELDGDPKVVSFTSSEKEGWKYVLVTPRSVYMQQLNLIQHWTLILFSLCLALGVIAAIIIAYRNYNPLRKAVEAIKGSSGTKWQGRLAGNEYELIKRTIEDSLQEERNLRHLLAQQAPVLRANYLSRLIRGQMDVDTTERGVQSLQFMDITFISEYFSVMIVQLDSIARFHMEHDEQQWALARFIVSNVGTDMIQPPHQAFAVELDRDRMVFLINFASEVIGDMDADMQAMAESLKHMIEERFHIDMTVSVGLPHVGAKSIGESYAEAVAALEYRIIKGGGTIIYFRDIQSVHSHYYYPIDIEVQLINFVRSGDMENVMKLLDTIYAMNFESGSMTPEVGRCLFFNMTSTFLKIMNATGTDQRDILGPDIDLIKDIFSYETAESMYRRIQQLYEMLTGSFVVERTDHRVQLLHELEQFLDEHFTDPDLGLTMISEHFGMTPQYISTFYKKCSGMNVVDAITRRRIQQAKVHMRTKEMTNAQLAQLVGYTSDVVFIRAFKKIEGVTPGKYRESFMTYPSDEVG, from the coding sequence GTGAGATGGTCGCGAAAGTGGTTAAATTTACGTCATTTGAAAAGTGTATGGATCACGATGGTGATCTCCAATCTCGTCATGCTGCTCATTCCTTTATCTATAGGCGTTTTTCTGTATAGTAAAGTGGAGGATAGCCTCGAGAAGGGGGCGAATCGATCGAATCAAGCGATGCTCGAGCAGCTGAAGCTGTCGCTTGACATTGAGTTGAAGCAGGTCGACAAGCTGGCACAGCAGATTGCCTTCGATCCGAAGCTGGATTATTTGTTGAAGCTCAAAGAAGACCATAGCGGTTTTGACCGCTACAAATTCATCGAATTCATGAGCGGGCGGGCATTCCACTCGAATTTTCGTTCCAATTTCATCTTGGATTATTACGTCTACTTCCGTCAGAGCGACTTGATCCTGAAGCCGGGCCTCCTGACGGAATCCCGCAAATTCTACGATATGTATTACAGTTACGCGGGGAAATCGTATGAAACATGGCGTGATGAAGTGCTGCACGGCTTCCATACGATGGAATATCTGCCGTCGTCGACGCTGATCCGGCGTTCGGAGACGGATCCGATGCAGAGCATTGAGAATACACCGATCGACGTGATCACGTTCGCGCAATCCCTCCCGGGGCGGGACCGCAAAAATGTTACAGGCAGCTTCGTCATCCTCATCGACGAGAGTCGGGTCAAGGAGATGTTCGCCCAAATCGAATACGCGAGCGACAGCTCCATTTACGTGATCGATGGTGAAGGCAACAGCATTATGTCCACGGAGAAAGGGCCGCTTCAGCCGGAGCTGCTAGAGCGCATATCTGCGCAAGAAGGCTTGTTCAATGCGGAGCTGGACGGCGATCCGAAGGTGGTCTCGTTCACTTCTTCCGAGAAGGAAGGATGGAAATACGTCCTGGTTACCCCGCGGAGCGTCTATATGCAGCAGCTGAATCTGATCCAGCATTGGACATTGATTCTATTTTCCCTTTGCTTGGCACTTGGGGTCATTGCCGCCATCATCATCGCTTACCGGAATTACAATCCGCTTCGCAAAGCGGTTGAGGCCATTAAAGGTTCGAGCGGGACGAAATGGCAAGGCCGGCTGGCCGGGAATGAATACGAACTGATTAAGCGAACGATCGAGGACTCCCTCCAGGAAGAGCGGAATCTTCGACATCTATTGGCGCAGCAAGCGCCGGTGCTTCGGGCGAACTATTTGTCCCGATTGATTCGGGGGCAGATGGACGTCGATACGACGGAACGAGGCGTACAGTCGCTCCAGTTCATGGATATTACCTTTATAAGCGAATACTTCTCCGTGATGATCGTCCAATTGGACAGCATCGCGAGATTTCATATGGAGCATGATGAACAGCAGTGGGCCTTGGCCCGATTCATTGTATCGAATGTCGGAACGGATATGATCCAGCCTCCTCACCAGGCGTTCGCGGTGGAGCTGGATCGGGACCGCATGGTGTTCTTGATCAACTTCGCCTCGGAGGTGATTGGGGACATGGATGCGGATATGCAAGCGATGGCCGAGTCATTGAAACATATGATCGAAGAACGGTTCCATATTGATATGACGGTATCGGTCGGTCTCCCGCACGTCGGAGCGAAGAGCATCGGCGAGAGCTACGCGGAAGCAGTTGCGGCCTTGGAATACCGAATCATTAAAGGTGGTGGTACCATCATCTATTTCCGGGATATCCAGAGCGTTCACTCTCATTATTATTATCCGATCGACATCGAGGTGCAGCTCATCAATTTCGTGCGCAGCGGGGATATGGAGAACGTGATGAAGCTGCTGGATACGATCTATGCGATGAATTTCGAATCCGGCAGCATGACGCCGGAGGTCGGACGCTGTCTGTTCTTCAATATGACGAGTACCTTCCTCAAGATTATGAACGCGACAGGCACAGACCAGCGCGACATTCTCGGACCGGACATCGACCTGATCAAGGATATTTTCTCTTACGAGACGGCCGAGAGCATGTATCGGCGTATCCAACAATTGTATGAGATGCTGACAGGATCCTTCGTCGTTGAGCGAACGGACCACCGCGTTCAGCTGCTGCACGAACTGGAGCAATTCCTGGACGAACATTTTACCGATCCAGATTTGGGGCTTACCATGATTTCCGAACACTTCGGCATGACGCCGCAATATATTTCAACGTTCTATAAGAAGTGCAGCGGCATGAATGTTGTTGATGCGATTACGCGTAGACGTATTCAACAAGCCAAAGTGCATATGCGTACCAAAGAGATGACAAATGCACAGCTTGCCCAATTGGTGGGGTATACGAGTGACGTCGTATTTATCCGTGCATTTAAGAAGATTGAGGGTGTAACGCCGGGGAAATATCGGGAGAGCTTCATGACCTATCCATCGGACGAAGTCGGATAG
- a CDS encoding leucyl aminopeptidase family protein, whose product MNIRILEREGTTPEADVLVYLILESAEQPEIDYDIKPGMTAHGKVTVFYGARGQQHHAVVGLGPATRLSAEMLRRAAGSAVRAFEQEGFRTAAVRLDNAAGSLLTPEETLEAWAEGWILGGYTFDAYKQQPHKRALAELVLLCEGGETASRQQSIEAARRRAESTMLARDWCNEPANVMTPEQLTERLVQRFEGEPFTRVNVFQGEALAQHGMNGLLAVAQGSRQQPALVEISYTSDPSQPLLALVGKGMTFDMGGMNVKTGRDLSEARFDMGGACAVIGALDLLIASGTAANVVAVIAIADNVPGAGALLPSSIVRYPNGLTVQVGNTDAEGRLILADGLLHAGRLGASEIIDIATLTGAVGHALGLRVAGVWGDPRSSKALHDLSAISGDRVWPMPLIDDDDALLGSDYADLNNISSSPYGGANAAALFLRRFVDEQTRWVHIDMANTVQSPSDRGYERTGATGFGVRLLADYVMQRAEQR is encoded by the coding sequence ATGAACATTCGCATATTAGAACGTGAGGGTACGACTCCCGAGGCTGACGTATTGGTCTATCTCATACTCGAAAGCGCTGAGCAGCCCGAGATCGACTATGACATCAAACCCGGCATGACCGCCCATGGCAAGGTTACTGTCTTCTACGGCGCGCGCGGCCAGCAGCATCATGCGGTCGTGGGCCTTGGCCCTGCGACGCGTCTGAGCGCTGAGATGCTGCGGCGCGCGGCGGGCAGCGCGGTGCGCGCCTTCGAGCAGGAAGGCTTCCGCACGGCGGCTGTCCGGCTCGACAACGCAGCAGGCAGCCTGCTGACGCCGGAGGAGACACTCGAAGCTTGGGCGGAAGGCTGGATCCTGGGCGGCTATACGTTCGACGCCTACAAGCAGCAGCCGCACAAACGCGCCTTGGCTGAGCTGGTCCTGCTCTGCGAGGGCGGCGAGACCGCATCGCGGCAGCAGTCCATCGAGGCAGCGCGGCGCCGAGCGGAGAGCACGATGCTCGCCCGCGACTGGTGCAACGAGCCGGCGAACGTCATGACGCCGGAACAGCTGACGGAACGGCTCGTCCAGCGATTCGAGGGGGAGCCGTTCACGCGCGTCAACGTGTTCCAAGGCGAGGCACTAGCACAACACGGTATGAACGGGTTATTGGCCGTGGCGCAAGGCAGCCGGCAGCAGCCGGCCCTCGTAGAGATCAGCTATACGTCTGATCCCTCCCAGCCGCTGCTCGCGCTCGTCGGCAAGGGCATGACGTTCGATATGGGCGGCATGAATGTAAAGACGGGCCGTGATCTCAGCGAAGCCCGCTTCGACATGGGCGGCGCGTGCGCTGTCATCGGCGCACTCGATCTCTTGATCGCGAGCGGCACAGCGGCGAACGTCGTCGCGGTGATCGCCATCGCCGACAACGTGCCGGGCGCCGGTGCGCTGCTGCCTTCCTCCATCGTCCGCTATCCGAACGGACTGACGGTGCAGGTCGGCAATACCGACGCCGAAGGCCGGCTCATCCTCGCGGACGGGCTGCTTCATGCCGGACGGCTCGGCGCGTCCGAGATCATCGACATCGCCACCTTGACGGGCGCGGTCGGACACGCACTCGGTCTACGCGTCGCCGGCGTCTGGGGCGACCCGCGCAGCTCGAAGGCGCTACACGATCTCAGTGCGATCAGCGGCGACCGCGTCTGGCCGATGCCGCTCATCGACGATGACGATGCGCTGCTCGGCAGCGATTACGCTGACCTGAACAACATCAGCTCGAGCCCCTACGGCGGGGCGAATGCGGCAGCCCTCTTCTTGCGTCGGTTCGTCGATGAACAGACACGTTGGGTTCACATCGACATGGCCAACACGGTGCAATCCCCATCTGACCGTGGCTATGAGCGTACGGGCGCTACAGGCTTCGGTGTGCGTCTGCTGGCGGATTACGTCATGCAGCGAGCAGAGCAACGCTAA
- a CDS encoding ABC transporter permease, with translation MGKDVRRNWMIYLLALPVIAYYVIFHYGPMYGLQIAFKDFMPAKGIWDSPWVGFKHFVSFFDGIYFWRLIRNTLLINIYELIFAFPAAIILALLLNEIRRMMFKRWVQTISYLPHFISIVVVAGMMFDFLSRDGLINQLIGLLGIAPIDFLKEAGWFRFIFVSSGIWQGIGWGSIIYLASIANIDPTLYEAAKMDGANRWRQTFHITIPGIMPTIVIMLILNMGNMLSVGSDKVLLLYNPLTYETADVISTYVYRKGILEASYSFTAAVGLFNSVISFILIVSANAISKRVSENKLW, from the coding sequence ATGGGTAAGGATGTTAGGCGCAATTGGATGATCTATCTGTTGGCGCTTCCTGTGATCGCTTATTATGTCATTTTCCACTATGGTCCCATGTATGGACTTCAAATTGCATTCAAAGATTTTATGCCTGCGAAGGGCATTTGGGATAGTCCTTGGGTGGGGTTCAAGCATTTCGTCAGCTTCTTCGACGGCATTTATTTCTGGAGATTAATTCGCAACACCTTGTTGATTAACATTTATGAGCTGATCTTTGCATTCCCGGCCGCCATTATCCTCGCGCTCCTCTTGAACGAAATTCGTAGGATGATGTTCAAACGCTGGGTTCAGACGATCTCGTACCTCCCTCACTTTATCTCCATTGTCGTTGTTGCAGGGATGATGTTTGATTTTCTAAGCCGCGACGGACTTATCAATCAATTGATTGGCTTGCTCGGTATTGCGCCGATCGATTTTCTGAAGGAAGCGGGTTGGTTCCGGTTCATCTTCGTCTCCTCCGGCATCTGGCAGGGCATCGGATGGGGTTCCATCATTTATCTGGCCTCCATCGCGAATATTGACCCGACGCTCTATGAAGCAGCCAAAATGGATGGCGCGAATCGGTGGCGGCAGACGTTCCACATTACAATTCCAGGGATTATGCCAACGATCGTGATCATGCTCATCCTGAACATGGGCAACATGTTGTCTGTCGGTAGCGATAAGGTGCTGCTGCTCTATAATCCGCTCACCTATGAGACCGCAGATGTGATCTCCACTTATGTGTATCGCAAAGGGATTCTCGAAGCCAGTTACAGCTTCACGGCCGCGGTAGGCCTGTTCAATTCCGTGATCAGCTTCATTCTGATCGTATCGGCGAATGCCATTAGTAAACGCGTGTCCGAGAATAAACTGTGGTGA